The Streptomyces sp. NBC_00335 DNA window GCTGGTCCACCTCGCTCCGTACGCGGCCTCGAAGCCGGTACGGGGCGCCCCTTCGGCCGCACGCACCGGATCAGGGGCCAGGGCCACCGCGAGCACGGCCGTCAGTGTCGCGGCGAGTGCGGACAGGCCGCGCGCCGTCATCTTCTCGATCACGCCATGGTTGTAGCGGGCCCGGTACCGCCGCGGCGGGGTTCCGCTCCTGAACTCACCCGGGTGGCCGGGCGAGTTCCTCCGGTACGGGACTGCGCGCGTCTGTCGAACGACACCACCGCCGCACCCGTGCGGGTGGCGTTCGGGTGGTGTTCGGGCGCCGTGGGCGCGGTCGGGGCCGGATGGGACGGGACGGACACGAGGATCACGGAAGCGCGACCCTCCGGGGCCCGGAAGCCTATGAAGGAGATCTTGGTGGGATACGTGACGGGGCCGCCCGGTACCGCCGCCGGGGAGGCCGGCCGGTGACGATCACCGTTCTCGTCGCCTTCCTCGCACTGGCCGCGGGGCTTGCCGCGAACCGGTTCCTGCGCCCCGGGCTGATGGGCGGTGACGACGCCGAGGGCATGGGCGTGCGCGACCTCATCGGACCCTTGATGACCCTGACGATCCTGATCCTCGCGTTCATGCTCGTCACCGCCTCCAGCTCCAACGGGCGGGCCGACGACGCCGCACGGGCGGAGGCCCACGCACTGGACCACCTCGCGGAGGTGGCGGACTACGCTCCCCCGGCGTTGCGCGAGCGGCTGCGCGGTGACGCCGTCTGTTACGCGCGCGCCGTCGAGCACAAGGAATGGCCGGCCATGGCCGGGGGCAAGGGCTCCCCGGCCCCCAGCGTGTGGAGCAGGGACTTCCGCGCGAGCTTCAAGGAACTGGGCACGGACAGCCCTACGTTCGGCATGCTGGTCGCCGCGGATGATCAGCGGTCTCTGGGCCGACAGGCCAGGATGGCCGAATCCACTCCGACCATCCCGGGCCTGATCTACTGGTTCATGCTGGTGAACCTCGCCGTGACCGTGGTCGGCCTCGCTCTGTGCCTGCCCCGCAAGGGCAACAGGGGGCCGCTCGCCGCCCTGGTCGTCGTCACCGTGCTGCTGACCGCGACCCTGCTCATCATCCGGGACGTGGACCGCCCCTTCGGGGGTGTGATCGTGGTGGAACCCGTGCAGATGACGGAGGTCAGGAAGGAGTCGGTCCGGGACTTCCTGGCCGACTACCCGGCGGACCGGCTCCCGTGCGACGAGCAGGGTCTGGCCAGGCCGCCGGGGAGCGGCTCGTAGATCCCGTTCCCGCTACGGCTGTCCGTCCAGGCCCTCCGGCAGGCGGCCGGTGTGGAGCACCCCCAGGGTCTGGGTCGCGCGCGTCAGGGCCACGTAGAGGTCGCTCGGCTCGTGATCGGCCGGTTCCACGACGATCACCGTGTCGAACTCCAGGCCCTTGGCCTGCCGCGGTGCGAGCAGGACCACCGGCCGGGTGAGGTCGGGCTCCTCCCCCGCCCGTACGCCGGGCAGCGCGGCCGCCAGTTCCTCGTGCAGCGGGCGCGGGGCGATCACCGCGAGGCGGCCCTCGGCCGGAGCGCCCTCGCGTACCGCGGCGGCCACCGCCGCGGCCAGGTCGTCGGTCCGCGCCACCCAGGGCCGGCGCCCCGTGGAACGGACCGAACTCGGCGGCTCGAAGCCCGGGTGGCGGGCCCGGAGCACGGCTGCCGCCAGCTCCATGATCTCGGCGGGCGTACGGTAGTTGACGCCGAGGCGCACCAGCTCCCAGCGGTCTTCCACGTAGGGCGCGAGGATCTGCCGCCAGGAACCGCAGCCGGCTTCGTCGCCGGTCTGGGCCGGGTCGCCCACCAGGGTCATGGAACGGGTCGGGCAGCGCCTCATGAGCAGGCGCCAGGCCATGGCGGACAGTTCCTGCGCCTCGTCCACGATGACGTGCCCGAAGGCCCAGGTGCGGTCGGCGGCGGCCCGTTCGGCCGCGCTGCGGTGGTCGGCCTCCTCCTGGCGCTCCGCCATCCGCTCGGCGTCGATGATGTCGTGCGCCGCGAGGAACTCGTTCTCCGTGTCCTCGAACTCGTAGGACTCCGACCCGGCCGACAGGTCGAGGACGCCCTGCGCGTACGCGACGCGTTCGAGGCGCTCGCGCTCCTCGGCGGCGCGCCGCGCGGTGTCGTCGACTCCGAGCAGCTCGGCGGCCTCGTCGAGCAGCGGGACGTCGGCCGGGGTCCAGTCCGCGTCGCCCGTCGTCGTGCGCCGGATCAGCGCTGCGTCCCGTTCGGGGAGGTACGTGGGCTCGGCGAGGTAGTCGGAGATCAGCTGGCGGGGCGTGAGCGGGGGCCACAGCGTGTCGATGGCGGCGTGCACCTCGGCGCTGGTCGCGATCTCCTTGCCCAGCTGGGCGATGTCGTCGGGGCCGAGCAGGTTGGGGCCGCCGTAGGGGTCGGCGCCGAGCCGGTCGGCGAGCTGTTCGGTGAGCGCGTCGATGATCCGGAAGGCGAAGTACGGGCGCGCGAGGTTGTGCGGCAGTCCGGTGGCGCGGGCCCGGTCCCGGGCCTCGTGGGCCATGGTCCGGTCGAGCAGCAGCGTCCCGTAGTCGTCGTGGTCGATCTCCAGGGCCGGTTCGGGGACCACGTCTGCGTCCTCGCCGCTGCCCGCGGGCACGGTCTCCGGCAGCGCCTGGCGGTCGCTCACGACGCGGGCGAGGATCCCGGCCATCTCCGCGCGCCCCTTGACGGCGGCGGCGCCGGGGCGGTCGGCGGCGCTCGCGCGCACGCCGGGGAACAGCTCGCCGGGGGTGGCGAGCAGCACCCCGGTCTCGCCGAGGGCCGGGAGGACCTCGCCGATGTAGCCGAGGAAGGCCGGGTTCGGCCCGACGATCAGTACGCCGCGCTTGGCGAGGAGCTCGCGGTGCGCGTAGAGCAGGTAGGCGGCACGGTGCAGGGCCACGGCGGTCTTGCCGGTGCCGGGGCCGCCCTCCACCACCAGGATTCCGCGGTGCGTGGAGCGGATGATGCGGTCCTGCTCGGCCTGGATGGTCTGCACGATGTCGTGCATCCGGCCGGTCCGGGCGGCGTCGAGGGCGGAGAGCAGCACGGCATCCGCGTCGGCCCCCTCGTGGCCGGTGCGTTCCGTATCGGCGAGGTCGAGGATCTCGTCGTGCAGGGCCGTGACCTCGCGGCCCCGGGTGGTGATGTGGCGGCGTCGGCGCAGCCCCATGGGGGAATACCCGGTCGCGAGATAGAACGGCCGTGCGACTTCGGCCCGCCAATCGAGGACGAGAGGGGTTCGCTCCCGGTCGTCCTGCCTGATTCCAATGCGGCCGATGTGGCGATCCGAGCCGTCGGAGAACTCCAGCCGGCCGAAACACAGGCCGCTTTCGCCCGAGTTCAGAGCGGAAAGCAGACCGGACTGTTCAGCGACCACGACGTCCCGCTCCAGTCGCGCCTGGAACCCGCCGCCAGGCTCGCCGAGCGCACCCTGCACGGCGCGTTCGGCCTGCTCCCGCAGGTCGTCGAGGCGCGCGTAGAGAGACGTGATGAATTGCTGCTCATTCCGGAATTCTTCGGTTGACAATTCCACTCCTGACGCGGTACGGTGTCCTCATAAGCTTTCTCACGTCTCGGCTCTGCCTC harbors:
- a CDS encoding bestrophin-like domain, with product MTITVLVAFLALAAGLAANRFLRPGLMGGDDAEGMGVRDLIGPLMTLTILILAFMLVTASSSNGRADDAARAEAHALDHLAEVADYAPPALRERLRGDAVCYARAVEHKEWPAMAGGKGSPAPSVWSRDFRASFKELGTDSPTFGMLVAADDQRSLGRQARMAESTPTIPGLIYWFMLVNLAVTVVGLALCLPRKGNRGPLAALVVVTVLLTATLLIIRDVDRPFGGVIVVEPVQMTEVRKESVRDFLADYPADRLPCDEQGLARPPGSGS
- a CDS encoding HelD family protein; translation: MGLRRRRHITTRGREVTALHDEILDLADTERTGHEGADADAVLLSALDAARTGRMHDIVQTIQAEQDRIIRSTHRGILVVEGGPGTGKTAVALHRAAYLLYAHRELLAKRGVLIVGPNPAFLGYIGEVLPALGETGVLLATPGELFPGVRASAADRPGAAAVKGRAEMAGILARVVSDRQALPETVPAGSGEDADVVPEPALEIDHDDYGTLLLDRTMAHEARDRARATGLPHNLARPYFAFRIIDALTEQLADRLGADPYGGPNLLGPDDIAQLGKEIATSAEVHAAIDTLWPPLTPRQLISDYLAEPTYLPERDAALIRRTTTGDADWTPADVPLLDEAAELLGVDDTARRAAEERERLERVAYAQGVLDLSAGSESYEFEDTENEFLAAHDIIDAERMAERQEEADHRSAAERAAADRTWAFGHVIVDEAQELSAMAWRLLMRRCPTRSMTLVGDPAQTGDEAGCGSWRQILAPYVEDRWELVRLGVNYRTPAEIMELAAAVLRARHPGFEPPSSVRSTGRRPWVARTDDLAAAVAAAVREGAPAEGRLAVIAPRPLHEELAAALPGVRAGEEPDLTRPVVLLAPRQAKGLEFDTVIVVEPADHEPSDLYVALTRATQTLGVLHTGRLPEGLDGQP